In the Streptomyces cinnamoneus genome, CCACGTCGGCCTCAACCACCTCACGTGGGAGCGCGCGGTGCTCGTGGGCGGCGAGGACGTGCTGCCGCGCCTGCTCGCCGAGCACGGCGACGCCGTCGCGGCCGACCTGCGCATGCCGCGCGGGCTGCTGGACCGGCTGGGCGCCGTGCCCTCGTACTACCTGCGCTACTTCTACCAGCACGACGAGGTCGTGCGGGAGCTGAAGGGCAGGCCCTCGCGGGCGGCCGAGGTCGCGGAGATGGAGAAGCGGCTGCTGGCGCTGTACGCCGACCCGGCGCTCGACGAGAAACCGGAGCTCCTCGCCCGGCGCGGCGGCGCCTTCTACTCGGAGGCGGCCGTCGCGCTGACCTCCTCGCTGCTGACGGGCGCCGGTGACGTCCAGGTGGTCAACACGTTCAACAGCGGCACCTTCCCCTTCCTGCCCGACGACGCCGTGATCGAGGTGCCCGCGGCGGTGGACGCGCGCGGCGCCCACCCCCTGCCCGCACGCCCCCTGGAGCCGCTGTACGCGGGTCTGGTCGCCCATGTGACGGCGTACGAACAGCTGGCCCTGGAAGCGGCCCTCAAGGGCGGGCGCGACCGGGTGTTCGAGGCACTCCTGGCGCATCCCCTGGTGGGCCGGATCGCCCAGGCGGACCAGCTGACCGACAGCCTGATCGCTCACAACCGGGAGCACCTCGCGTGGGCGTGACCGCGGCGCTGCTCGCCGTGGACGCGGGCAACAGCAAGACCGACGTGACGCTGGTGGACACCGGCGGCCGGGTGCTGGCGTCGGCGCGCGGCGGGGGCTTCCAGCCGGTACGCACGGGCACCGGGCCGGCGGTGGCGGACCTGGCGCGGATCGTGGCCGAGGTGGTGGAGAGGGCCGCTCCGTGCGGTGCGCCCCGTGTGGCGCACGTCCAGGCGTGCCTGGCCAACGCGGACCTGCCGGTGGAGGAGGAGCGGCTGACGGCGGAGATCGCCGCCCAGGGGTGGGCCCCCTCGGTGACGGTCGTCAACGACACCTTCGCCCTGCTGCGCGCCGGGCTGCCCGACGGGGGCGAACCCACGGGCGTGGCCGTCGTGTGCGGGGCCGGCATCAACTGCGCGGGGCTCGCGCCCGGCGGGCGGACGGCCCGCTTCCCCGCCCTCGGCCGGATCTCCGGCGACTGGGGCGGCGGCGGCTACCTCGCGGAGGAGGCGCTGTGGCTGGCGGCCCGCGCGGCGGACGGCCGGGGCGAGGCCACGGCCCTGTCCGCCGCGCTGCCCGCCCACTTCGGGCTGGCCGGCATGGCGGAGCTCGTGGAGGCCCTGCACCTGGGACACGTCCCGTGGGAGGACCGGTACCGGCTGACGCCGGTGCTCTTCGCGGTGGCCGCGGCCGGTGACGAGGTCGCGCGGACCGTCGTGGTGCGCCAGGCCGAGGAGGTGGTCACGATGGCCACCACCGCGCTGGCCCGGCTGGACCTGCTGGAACACGAGGTCCCGGTGGTGCTGGGCGGTGGGGTGCTCGCGGCCGGCCACCGGCTGCTGCACGAGCGGATCGGGGCGCTCCTGGCCCGGCGCGCCCCGCTGGCGGTGCCCCGGGTGGTGACCGCCCCGCCCGTGCTGGGCGCGGCGCTGCTGGCCCTGGACCACGCGGGGGCGCCGGAGACGGCCCACGCCCGGCTGCGCGCCCACTACGCCGGCGGCTAGCGCCCGGACTCGTACGGGAACCGAACAGACCCGGCACACGTGTAGAGAAGGGACGGCCGGCACGGACGCCCCGTCGTGAAGATCCCGATCCGAACAAGATCGATGCACGACCGGTGTGTTTGTCAGTCCCTGCGGCCATACTGCTGGCCGGGCACCCGTCCTGGCGCCGCCGCACCGGCGCCGGGACACCGCCGGCGACCAAGGGGGAGGTCACGTGTCATCAGGGCAGCCGGATCCTGGCACGCGACGCACTGCCTGGCGCGAGGGCGTGGACCGGCTGAGAGCCTCGGCCACGACCGAACCGGGCAGACTGCGCATCATCGGGGCCGCCCTGGCCGGCCTGCTGGTCCTGTTCGGCGCCGTCACCGCCTGGCAGGTCACCGACCGCGCGGCGGCCGCGGACGCCGTGGTCGGGCGCAGCCAGCCGCTGAGCGCCGACGCCGCCGACATCTACCGCTCGCTCGCCGACGCCGACACCACCGCCGCGGGCGGCTTCCTCGCCGGGGGGCAGGAGCCGGCCGCGGTCCGGCGGCGGTACGAGCAGGACATCTCCCTCGCGTCCGAGCTCCTGGTGCGGGCGTCCGCCAACACCAGCGGCTCGGACACCGCGCGCCGGCAGATATCCCTGCTCAACGCGCAGCTGCCGCTCTACACCGGTCTCGTGGAGACCGCCCGCGCCACCAACCGGCAAGGCCTCCCGCTGGGCGGCGCCTACCTGCGCTATGCGAGCGAGCGGATGCGCGAGGAGCTGCTGCCCGCCGCCCGGGGGCTGTACGAGGCCGAGACGGGCAGGCTGGGCGCCGACTACGCCCGCGCCGAGGCCTGGCCCTGGGCCGCGCTGGGCACCGGCGCCCTGGCCCTGGGCGCCCTCGGCTGGGCCCAGCGCCGCAACTACCTGCGCACCAACCGGGTCCTCAACCGGGGGATGCTGGCAGCCACCGGCGCCGCCACGCTGACGCTGCTGTGGCTCGCGGCCGGCCACGGCCTGGCCCGCGCCCAGCTGGGCGACTCCCACGAGCACGGGGCCAGGTCCCTCCAGGTGCTGAACGAGGCCCGGATCGCCGCGCTCCAGGCCCGGGGCGACGAGAGCCTGACCCTGGTGGCGCGCGGCGCCGTGCTCACTCCGGGCGGCGACGACGCCTACGAGGCCGGCTATCTGACGGGCATGCACCGGCTGATCGGCGGCACCGGCCCGGACGCCGGAGCCGGCAGCCTGCTGGACCGGGCGCGCTCCCTGGCGGACGGCTCCACGGGGCGCGAGCCGGTGACCGACGCGATGGAGGCCGTACGGGAGTGGCAGCGGCGGCACGCCGACGCCCGGGCCGCCGACGTCGGCGGCTACTACGAACGCGCGCTGCCGAAGGTGATCGGCGACAAGGACAGCACGGCCGAGACGTTCGACCGGGTGGACACCGCGCTGCGCCGGGCCCTGGTGAGCGAGCAGGGCGACTTCCGGCGCGCCGCGGACGGCGGGCGCGACGCGCTCACCGGACTGGCCGCCGGAGCCGCCGTGCTGGCCGTGCTGGGCGCCGCGGGCGCGGTGCTCGGCATCGGGCGCAGGCTGTCGGAGTACCGGTGACGCGGGGAGGCGGGGGCATGGGCGGGCGGTCCGGGGGAGCGGTCGCGGCGGCGGTGCGGGCCGCGCCGTGCGCGGTGGCCGTGGTGGCCGCCGCGGTGCTGTGGCCGGTCCCCGCGGACGCCGGCGGCGCTCACCGGGCGGCCCCCGCGGCGGCCCGCCCGCCGGCCGGCCCGGCGTCCGCCGCGTGCGCGGACCCGGAGGCCAGCCTGCGGCCGCGGACCACCGACGGCCCGGCCGTACGGCGCATCAAGGACCGCGGCCGGCTGATCGCGGGCGTCGACCAGAACAGCTACCGCTGGGGCTACCGCGACCCGGCCACCCGCGAGCTGAGCGGCTTCGACATCGACCTCGTACGGGCCGTGGCCAAGGCCGTCCTCGGCGACCCCGACAAGGTCACCTTTCTGGCGATCCCCACCAACCAGCGCATACCCGCGCTGGAAAAGGGCAAGGTGGACATCATCGCGCGCACCATGACCATCAACTGCGACCGGATCAAGCAAGTCGCCTTCTCGACGGCCTATTTCGAGGCCGGGCAGCAGGTGCTGGCCCCCAAGGGCTCACCGGTCACGGCGTTCGACGACAGCCTGAAGGGGAAGAAAGTCTGTACGGCCAAGGGCTCCACGGGCGAGAGCGAGCTGAGGCACGAGTCGCACGGCGCCTCCGTGCTGACCGTGCCCAACCAGCTCGACTGCCTGGTGCGGCTCCAGCTGGGACAGGTCGACGCGGTGATCACCGACAGCGCGCTGGCCGCCGGGCAGGCGGCCCAGGACCCGTCCGTGCGACTCGTCGGCAAACCGTTCACCACCGAGTCGTACGGCGTGGCGATGAACCTGGGCGACGAAGACCTGGTACGCCGGGTCAACGCAGTACTGGAGGACTATCGCCGCGGCGGCGACGACAGCCCCTGGATGCTGGCCTACCGCAAGTGGCTGGCGGCCGACCTCAAGGGGATCACCGCGCCGCCGCAGCCGAAGTACAAGGACTGACGGACCCTGCGGCGCGCGCCGCGGACACGACAGGAGAGGGGATCGATGGCGGTCGCGGGGCCCACCGGGCCGGCCTTGAGCCGCGAGGAGGTGGACCGTGCGCTGGCGAGGCTCGCCGCGGAGCACGAGGCCGTCGAGTCCTCGCTGCTCGCCCTCCAGGACCACGCCGGCCGGCGGCTCCTGGAAGGCGCCGAGCTGAACGGCACCACCCTGAGCCGGTGGACGGCCACCGAGCAGCTCATCACCCAGCTGTGGGTGTACTTCGACGCCTACACCGACGCGCTGGAGTCGGCCCGCGAGCTGCGCGGCCGCCGGCGCTGGCCCACCCAGACGGAGCTGTCCGAGCTCACCGACCTGCTCTCGGGCACCGCCCTGATCCTGCCCTCCGGCCCCCCGGCGGCCACCGCGCTCGCCCTGGGCCCCGCCGCCCGGCTCAGCGAGCGCATGAGCCTGACGGAGCTGGTCGAGCGGATGAACGGCTGGTACGCCCAGGCGCTGGACGTGGTCGTCACGGCCGACGCCGTCTGGTCCGCGCTGCCGGCCCGCATCGACCTGCTCGCCGCCGAGCTGCAGCGCACCCGCGCCCTCGCCCACTCCGTGGGCGTGCGTCCGGGCGAGCACCCCTCCGGCGACGACCTGGAGGAGATCGCCCGCGAACTGGCCGCGCTGCGATCCGAGGTGATATCGGATCCGCTCGCCTTCTGGGCCGGCGCCTCCCCCAGCGCGGCCCCCGGTGGCGGCCGCCCCGACACCACCCGCTACGACCGCGCCGCCCGGGCCCTGGAGGACGTGCGCCGGGAGGTGGAAGCCGTGCTGGACGTCCGGCAGGACGCCGAGCAGCGGCTGATGCGCGTGCGCGACGTCCTCTCGCGCGCCGACCGCACCCTCGGCGAGGCCCGCCTGGCGCGGACCGAGGTCCTCTCGAAGATCGCCGCCTATGAGGTGCCGGCCGTCTCCGGGCCGCCCACCGCGCTGTACGAGCAGCTGTCCGCCGCCGCCGAGCACCGCAGGCACGCCCGGTGGCACCGGCTCTCGCCGCTCCTGGACGGCCTGGAGCAGCGGGCCGACGAGGAGCTGCTGCGGGCCCGCGAGTCGCTGACGGCGGTGACCGCGCCCCTGGCCGTCCGGGCCGAGCTGCGCGGCCGCCTGGACGCGTACAGGGCGAAGGCGTCGCGGCTCGGGCTGGCCGAGGACCTCTTCGTCGTCGAGCGGTACGACGTGGCGCGGCGCATGCTGTGGAGCGCGCCCTGCGACCTGGTCGCCGCGGAGAACGCGGTCCTGCGCTACCAGCGGGCCGTGACGGGCACGCCGGACCCGCCGGCCGGGCCGGCCGCCGCGGGGCCCGCCGACCACAGGGGGGACGCGTGAACGGCACGAGCTGTCAGCGGCAGGACTGCGCCGGTTCGTACGAGGACGTCGGCGGCGGCGAGTTGTACTGCGACGTCTGCGGGCTCGCCCCGGTCGTCTCGCCGGGCGGGCGGCTCTCCTCGCCGGCCACGGGCGTCACGCGCCCGGGCGGGCGGGGCGGGGCCGTGGCCGAGGGCCAGGTCGGCCCGGGTTCCGGCCGTTCGTCCTCCGGTTCCGGTTCCGGCTCCTCGTCCGGACCGTCGCGGCGGGGCTCGGCCGGCTCGGGACGTTCCTCCCGGTCGTCGGGCTCGCGGCGCTCGGTGTCCGGCCGGCTGTCCCTGTCGGCCTCCGCCGACACCGAGGGCACGGGCCCGCCGTCGGTGTCGGTGCGCAGCGGCCGGCAGTCCACCGGCGGCTCGTCCGGCCGGCACCGGCTGGGCGCCGGCCTGGTGGCCATGCCGGGCGTGCCGCGGCCCGATCCGCGCACCGCCGTGCTGGCCGACCCGGAGGTGCCCGAGCGCAAGCGGTTCTGCAGCAGGAGCGACTGCGGTGCCGCGGTGGGGCGTGCGCGCGGTGACCGGCCCGGGCGCGTCGAGGGCTTCTGCACCAAGTGCGGCCACCCGTATTCGTTCGTGCCCAAGCTGCACCCGGGCGACGTGGTGCACGGCCAGTACGAGGTGGCCGGCTGCCTCGCGCACGGCGGACTGGGCTGGATCTACCTGGCGATCGACCGCGCGGTCTCCGACCGGTGGGTGGTGCTCAAGGGCCTGCTCGACACGGGGGACGAGGACGCGCTGGCCGCCGCCGTCTCCGAGCGGCGCTTCCTCGCCGAGATCGAACACTCCAACATCGTGCGCATCTACAACTTCGTCGAGCACCTCGACCAGCGCACCGGCAGCCTCGACGGCTACATCGTCATGGAGTACGTGGGCGGGAAGTCGCTCAAGGAGATCGCCAACGACCGGCGCGCCCCCGACGGCAGACGCGACCCGCTGCCGGTCGAGCAGGCGTGCGCCTACGGCATCGAGGCCCTGGAGGCGCTGGCCCACCTGCACAGCCGCAACCTGCTCTACTGCGACTTCAAGGTCGACAACGCCATCCAGCAGCAGGACCAGCTCAAGCTCATCGACATGGGCGCGGTCCGCCGCATGGACGACCACGACAGCCCCATCTACGGCACGGTCGGCTACCAGGCCCCCGAGGTCGCCGAGGTGGGCCCCTCGGTGGCCTCCGACCTCTACACGGTGGCGCGCACCCTGGCCGTGCTCACCTTCGACTTCCAGGGCTACACGAACGTCTTCGCCGCCAGTCTGCCCGACCCGGGCCACATCGAGGTCTTCGGCCGCTACGAGTCCTTCTACCGGTTGCTGGTGCGGGCCACCGACCCCGATCCGGCACGGCGGTTCGCGTCCGCCGACGAGATGGCGGAGCAGCTGACGGGGGTGCTGCGGGAGATCGTGGCGCTCCAGACGGGCACGCCCCGGCCCGCGCTGTCCACGTTGTTCGGGCCGGAGCCCAAGGTGGTGGACACCGCGCTCTTCCGGGCCCGCACCGACGACGTCTCGGCGCTGGGCGCGCGGGTGACGAGCCGTCGGGCGCGGGGGGCCGCCGCCGCGCCGGCCGCGGGCCCGGTGCCCGCGGGCGGCGCGGCCGCCGTGGCCGTCGCGCCCCTCGACGCGCGGGCCGCCGCGCTGGCCCTGCCGCTCCCCCGGGTCGACGCCGACGACCCCAACGCGGGCTTCCTGGCCGGGCTCCTCGCCTCCCAGCCGGCCGAGCTGGACGCCGCCCTGCGCGCCGCCCCCGTGGACTCGCCGGAACTGCGGCTGCGCCGCGTCCGGGCCCGGCTGGAGCTGGGTGAGGACGAGCCGGCGGCGCAGACGCTCGCCGCGCTGGAGGCCGCCCGGCCCGACGACTGGCGCACCATCTGGTACCGGGGCGTCCACGCGCTCGCCACCGGCGACCACGAGCGGGCCGCCCTGTCCTTCGACGCCGTCTACGACGCGTTCCCCGGCGAGCCCGCCCCGAAGCTGGCGCTGGGCGTGTGCGCGGAGACGCTCGGCCAGCTCGACAACGCCGCCGAGTACTACCGGCTGGTGTGGTCGACCGACCCCGGTTTCGTCAGCGCCGCCTTCGCGCTGGCCCGGGTGCGGCTCGCCGCCGGTGACCGGGCCGGCGGGGTGAGCGCGCTGGAGTCCGTGTCGGAGGCGTCCATCCACTATACGGCGGCGCGCATCGCAGCCGTGCGCGCCCGGCTGCGGCAGCGCTCCCCGCGGGAGGCCCGGCTGGGCGACGACCTGCGGGCGGCCGCCGGGCAGGTGGAGCGGCTCGCGGACTTCGGGCTGGACGCGGTGCGGCGCGAGCAACTGGCGACGGAGGTGCTGGGCACCGCCCTCGACTGGGTGCTGTCCGGCGGCGGCACGGCCGGCGGCGCGCCGCCGGACTCCGGGCCGCTGCTCGGCAGCGCCCTGGACGAGCGGGGCCTGCGGTTCGGGCTGGAACGCTCGTACCGCGTGCTGGCCCGGCTCGCCCAGCGCGGTGAGGAACGGATCGAACTGGTGGAACGGGCCAACCGTTACCGCCCCAGGACATGGGTGTGATCGATGTCGCAACTGCCCCCACAGCTGACGGCGTGCCCCGTCTGTCACGAGCCACTGGAGCCGGCCGACAACTTCTGCGGCGGCTGCGGCGCGGACCTGTCGGCGGCGCCACCCCCCGGCGACACGGGGTGGCGGCGGACGGACACGCCGGTGGTCCGGGGAGCGGACGACCACCGCGCCGCCCCGCCGGGCGGCGCCGTGCCCGCCCAGCCGGCCCACGGCGCCGGCACCGGCAGGGCCTGCCCGGCCTGCCGGTCGGGCATGATCGACAACGACGGGTACTGCGAACACTGCGGGCAAGCACAGCCGCACGAACGGGATCACATGGAGCACGAGTCGGCAGGCGTCGCGGCGGTCAGCGACCGCGGCCTGCGCCACCACCGGAACGAGGACGCGTTCACCGTGTCCACCACCGACCTCCCCGACGGGCCGCCGGTCGTCGTCGCGGTCGTCAGCGACGGGGTCTCCTCCGCCGCCCGGCCCGACGAGGCGTCGGCCGCCGCCTGTGCCGCCGCCCACGACGAGCTGACGACGGCGCTCGCCGGGGGCACCCCGCCGCGCGAGGCCACCCATCACGCCGTGGTCCGCGCCGCCGAGGCCGTCAGTTCGCTGGCGGCCACCGCCGCCGAGGCCCGCGAGCACGACCGCTACCGCCAGGAGAACGCGCCCGCCTGCACGATCGTCAGCGCGGTCGTCACCGGCGACCTGCTGACGGTCGGCTGGGTCGGCGACAGCCGCGCCTACTGGGTGCCCGACGACCGCTCCACCCAGCCCGCCCGGCTCACCGAGGACGACTCGTGGGCCGCGCAGATGGTGGCCGCGGGCCTGATGTCGGAGGCCGAGGCCTACGCCGACGAGCGCGCCCACGCGATCACCGGCTGGCTCGGGGCGGACGCCTACGAGGTCGAGCCGCACACCGCCTCGTACCATCCCGACCGGCCCGGCGTGGTGATCGTCTGCACGGACGGCCTGTGGAACTACGCCGAGTCCGCCGAGCACATGGCGGCCATCGTGCCCCCCGACGCCCGCTCCCGGCCGCTGGAGTGCGCACGGCGTCTGCTCGCCCACGCCCTGGACGGCGGGGGCCACGACAACGTAACAGTGGCGGTACTGCCGTTCCCGGCCCGGCCCGAGGGGGCAGGATCGGCCTGACGGCCCGAGCGTCCACGGGGGGATCGTAAGGCGGTGCCGGCTTCCTGGGGGCCCGCATGGCCGTCCGCCCGCCGCACGCCCATGTGAGCACCACCGCTCGGACCACGGGGAGTACGAAGGAGGCGGATCAGATGGCGGATCGGACGGGCAGCCGGGGGGCGGGACTCACGCATCCGGGAGTGCCGGGGTTCTCTGTCGAGGTGTACCAGAACGTCAACCTCCCCGAGGGCGGCCGCGAGGTCAACGCGATCGTCACGGTCACCGCGGACGGCGGCGGCCCGGCGGTGCCGGTGCCTTCGGCGTCCCCTTCGCCGTCCG is a window encoding:
- a CDS encoding N-acetylglucosamine kinase — protein: MGVTAALLAVDAGNSKTDVTLVDTGGRVLASARGGGFQPVRTGTGPAVADLARIVAEVVERAAPCGAPRVAHVQACLANADLPVEEERLTAEIAAQGWAPSVTVVNDTFALLRAGLPDGGEPTGVAVVCGAGINCAGLAPGGRTARFPALGRISGDWGGGGYLAEEALWLAARAADGRGEATALSAALPAHFGLAGMAELVEALHLGHVPWEDRYRLTPVLFAVAAAGDEVARTVVVRQAEEVVTMATTALARLDLLEHEVPVVLGGGVLAAGHRLLHERIGALLARRAPLAVPRVVTAPPVLGAALLALDHAGAPETAHARLRAHYAGG
- a CDS encoding 6-phospho-beta-glucosidase; translation: MKLAVVGGGSTYTPELADGFARLRDALPVTELVLVDPVADRLELVGALARRIFARQGHPGRVSWTGDLDAAVDGADAVLLQLRVGGQAARDKDETWPLECGCVGQETTGAGGLAKALRTVPVVLGIAERIRRRNPGAWIVDFTNPVGIVTRALLTAGHRAVGLCNVAIGFQRKFARLLGVAPEEVSLDHVGLNHLTWERAVLVGGEDVLPRLLAEHGDAVAADLRMPRGLLDRLGAVPSYYLRYFYQHDEVVRELKGRPSRAAEVAEMEKRLLALYADPALDEKPELLARRGGAFYSEAAVALTSSLLTGAGDVQVVNTFNSGTFPFLPDDAVIEVPAAVDARGAHPLPARPLEPLYAGLVAHVTAYEQLALEAALKGGRDRVFEALLAHPLVGRIAQADQLTDSLIAHNREHLAWA
- a CDS encoding glutamate ABC transporter substrate-binding protein, with protein sequence MGGRSGGAVAAAVRAAPCAVAVVAAAVLWPVPADAGGAHRAAPAAARPPAGPASAACADPEASLRPRTTDGPAVRRIKDRGRLIAGVDQNSYRWGYRDPATRELSGFDIDLVRAVAKAVLGDPDKVTFLAIPTNQRIPALEKGKVDIIARTMTINCDRIKQVAFSTAYFEAGQQVLAPKGSPVTAFDDSLKGKKVCTAKGSTGESELRHESHGASVLTVPNQLDCLVRLQLGQVDAVITDSALAAGQAAQDPSVRLVGKPFTTESYGVAMNLGDEDLVRRVNAVLEDYRRGGDDSPWMLAYRKWLAADLKGITAPPQPKYKD
- a CDS encoding serine/threonine-protein kinase, with the protein product MNGTSCQRQDCAGSYEDVGGGELYCDVCGLAPVVSPGGRLSSPATGVTRPGGRGGAVAEGQVGPGSGRSSSGSGSGSSSGPSRRGSAGSGRSSRSSGSRRSVSGRLSLSASADTEGTGPPSVSVRSGRQSTGGSSGRHRLGAGLVAMPGVPRPDPRTAVLADPEVPERKRFCSRSDCGAAVGRARGDRPGRVEGFCTKCGHPYSFVPKLHPGDVVHGQYEVAGCLAHGGLGWIYLAIDRAVSDRWVVLKGLLDTGDEDALAAAVSERRFLAEIEHSNIVRIYNFVEHLDQRTGSLDGYIVMEYVGGKSLKEIANDRRAPDGRRDPLPVEQACAYGIEALEALAHLHSRNLLYCDFKVDNAIQQQDQLKLIDMGAVRRMDDHDSPIYGTVGYQAPEVAEVGPSVASDLYTVARTLAVLTFDFQGYTNVFAASLPDPGHIEVFGRYESFYRLLVRATDPDPARRFASADEMAEQLTGVLREIVALQTGTPRPALSTLFGPEPKVVDTALFRARTDDVSALGARVTSRRARGAAAAPAAGPVPAGGAAAVAVAPLDARAAALALPLPRVDADDPNAGFLAGLLASQPAELDAALRAAPVDSPELRLRRVRARLELGEDEPAAQTLAALEAARPDDWRTIWYRGVHALATGDHERAALSFDAVYDAFPGEPAPKLALGVCAETLGQLDNAAEYYRLVWSTDPGFVSAAFALARVRLAAGDRAGGVSALESVSEASIHYTAARIAAVRARLRQRSPREARLGDDLRAAAGQVERLADFGLDAVRREQLATEVLGTALDWVLSGGGTAGGAPPDSGPLLGSALDERGLRFGLERSYRVLARLAQRGEERIELVERANRYRPRTWV
- a CDS encoding protein phosphatase 2C domain-containing protein → MSQLPPQLTACPVCHEPLEPADNFCGGCGADLSAAPPPGDTGWRRTDTPVVRGADDHRAAPPGGAVPAQPAHGAGTGRACPACRSGMIDNDGYCEHCGQAQPHERDHMEHESAGVAAVSDRGLRHHRNEDAFTVSTTDLPDGPPVVVAVVSDGVSSAARPDEASAAACAAAHDELTTALAGGTPPREATHHAVVRAAEAVSSLAATAAEAREHDRYRQENAPACTIVSAVVTGDLLTVGWVGDSRAYWVPDDRSTQPARLTEDDSWAAQMVAAGLMSEAEAYADERAHAITGWLGADAYEVEPHTASYHPDRPGVVIVCTDGLWNYAESAEHMAAIVPPDARSRPLECARRLLAHALDGGGHDNVTVAVLPFPARPEGAGSA